CAGAACTACGACATGGGCAACATGTGGTGCAACGACCCTGAAGACATGGTCAAGGCCAAGTATGTCATCATCTGGGGCGCGAACCCGGCCTGGTGCTCGGTCCATTCCATGAAGTACATCATGGAGGCCAAGCGGCGCGGGGCCAAGGTCGTGGTCGTGGACCCGGTCTTCACCCAGACCGCGGCCAAGGGCGACGTCTACTGGCAGCCCAAGACCGCCTCCGACGGGGCGCTGGCCCTGGGCATGGCCCGGCATATTCTGGACATGGGCATGGTGGACGAGGACTTTGTCCACACGTACGGCCTCGGGTTCGACGAGTTCGCCGACTACCTGCGCGCCAATGTGACCGTGGAGTGGGCCGCCGAGCAGTCCGGCATTCCGGCCAAGGAGATCATGGCGGTGGCCGAGGAGTTCGCCACGGCCGACCCGGCCACCATCTGGATCGGCTACGGCATGCAGCGCCATACCAACGGCGGGGCGTCCGTGCGTTCCATCGATGCTCTGGTCGCCATGACCGGCAACGTGGGCAAGGAAGGGGGCGGCGCGCGATACGGCCATCTCCAGACCTGGGGCTTCAACTACCACGCCCTGATCCAGAAGCAGCCCGAGGGTTCCAAGGGCTTTCTGGGCGGCGCGGCCAAGGGCGAGTTCGACTTCACCGAAGGGTCGGGAGCGAGCTACACCGACCGCACGGTGAACATCAACAAGACCGCCCAGGCCATCCTGGACACCACGGATCCGGCCATCCGCATGCTCTGGGTCTCCTGCAAGAACCCGTTCGGACAGGACTTTGACCGGCCCAAGCTGGAAAAGGCCTTCGACAAGCTGGAGATGGTCGTCACCGTGGAACAGTTCTTCAACGAGACCGTGGCCAATTCGGACATCGTCCTGCCCGTGACCACCCTGTTCGAGGAGTGGACGGTCAACGTCTCCTATTGGCACTACTGGCTGTCCATCAACGAGCAGGCCATCAAGCCCATGTTCGAGTCAAAGTCCAACATCGAGATCGCGGCGGCCCTGTCCAAAAAGATGAACGAGCTGTCCCCCGGTTCCTGCACCTTCCCCCAGGAAATCGACACCAGGGAGTGGATGGCCAAGGAGTTCAACCAGGGTATATACGACATGTTCGCCATCAGCGACTGGACCGACCTGCGCAACGGGCCTGCCAAGGCC
The sequence above is a segment of the uncultured Pseudodesulfovibrio sp. genome. Coding sequences within it:
- a CDS encoding molybdopterin-dependent oxidoreductase, which translates into the protein MTAKKCTFSRRRFLQGAAVAGAAAVLPCSLLVPGKAEAAAFSEGDFESFRNACPRNCYDTCSIKTYVQDGVVKFIEGASESTFTDGGLCVKGYAYTRRPYSPDRVKYPMVQDGRRSGKWRRVSWDEALDMIAKKMLKLKEEDGSLLGLGMTKYSGNFGITNYGVEGMMSSLGYTTRFVGTPCWPAGIDAQNYDMGNMWCNDPEDMVKAKYVIIWGANPAWCSVHSMKYIMEAKRRGAKVVVVDPVFTQTAAKGDVYWQPKTASDGALALGMARHILDMGMVDEDFVHTYGLGFDEFADYLRANVTVEWAAEQSGIPAKEIMAVAEEFATADPATIWIGYGMQRHTNGGASVRSIDALVAMTGNVGKEGGGARYGHLQTWGFNYHALIQKQPEGSKGFLGGAAKGEFDFTEGSGASYTDRTVNINKTAQAILDTTDPAIRMLWVSCKNPFGQDFDRPKLEKAFDKLEMVVTVEQFFNETVANSDIVLPVTTLFEEWTVNVSYWHYWLSINEQAIKPMFESKSNIEIAAALSKKMNELSPGSCTFPQEIDTREWMAKEFNQGIYDMFAISDWTDLRNGPAKAKLKSTAAWSDKTFATPSGKYEFKSEQCANNGHKALPEFKAGRENYDKFRLLTPHTKFGLHSQFVNLDWMHEYNKEPYIYMHPKAAAEKGIGDLDMVRVFNKVGEQKARVKLTDNVAEDCLLMYEAWFGRGNDYNVQNLVDDESADMGAFKAGAPGVAIHDQFADVERA